From Maniola hyperantus chromosome 21, iAphHyp1.2, whole genome shotgun sequence, the proteins below share one genomic window:
- the LOC117992574 gene encoding trypsin, alkaline C-like, giving the protein MVLSIVQPHRIVGGSPAKIEDYPSIVQVERQNTGTGVWSQSCAASILTARSVLSAAHCFHGPTFEPRLRRIRAGTTYRNTGGEIAYIEYSFNHPSYTIAARYDGDICVVRLMTPMVYSNVIQRTAIPPQDATIPDNLPVVHAGWGTTQQGGNASEILLDVQIYTVNNEFCRERYASLPNNPVVTENMICAGLLNVGGADACQGDSGGPLYYGNITIGVVSWGHGCANASFPGISTAVPSYTQWIVDHVL; this is encoded by the exons atgg TGCTATCTATAGTCCAGCCACATCGCATCGTAGGAGGGTCTCCAGCAAAAATAGAGGATTACCCCTCCATAGTCCAGGTGGAGAGGCAGAACACCGGCACCGGGGTCTGGTCTCAGTCATGTGCCGCCAGCATCCTCACAGCGAGATCTGTGCTGTCAGCTGCACATTGCTTTCATGGACC TACCTTTGAGCCAAGACTCCGCCGCATCAGAGCTGGTACCACCTACCGTAACACCGGAGGCGAGATCGCCTACATCGAGTACTCCTTCAACCACCCTTCCTACACCATCGCCGCTCGCTACGATGGAGATATCTGCGTCGTCAGGCTGATGACTCCTATGGTGTACTCTAATGTTATTCAGAGGACTGCCATTCCTCCTCAGGATGCAACTATCCCGGATAACTTGCCCGTGGTGCACGCTGGATGGGGTACTACTCAA CAAGGTGGCAACGCATCCGAGATCCTCCTCGACGTCCAGATATACACCGTGAATAACGAATTTTGTCGCGAACGCTACGCTTCGCTCCCGAACAATCCTGTTGTCACCGAGAATATGATTTGTGCTGGTCTCCTCAACGTCGGTGGTGCGGACGCCTGCCAAGGTGACTCCGGAGGACCTTTGTACTACGGGAACATCACTATTGGTGTGGTATCCTGGGGCCACGGATGTGCCAACGCCAGTTTCCCCGGTATAAGCACCGCCGTGCCTTCGTACACTCAGTGGATAGTCGACCATGTTTTATAG
- the LOC117992572 gene encoding trypsin beta-like — protein MWVTGDDVGVASTFRLEDVAVAAHKVTKQPTVLQRYPTVVQVDVYDNFAWMQICAGTILNELYIMSAATCFSGIMYPGPLYRRIRSGANYRQVGGAINYVDREYNFERNDTDRPTFTHDISVVRLSDRLFFTHLIRPSPILQQGSVVPSGIRLSQLGWNSYNDTNNALSSASVTTFVLPSNNTHWFNSSSNIMTAYPSAPALLTGDPGSPWIWANITVGITPWYNSFETGSGRACFATAVAAYTNWIINVAR, from the exons GTGTAGCATCGACTTTCCGGCTGGAAGACGTGGCGGTTGCAGCACACAAAGTGACCAAGCAGCCTACGGTCCTCCAGAGGTACCCCACGGTTGTGCAGGTGGACGTGTACGACAACTTCGCCTGGATGCAGATATGTGCTGGAACTATCCTCAATGAACTGTATATAATGTCTGCTGCAACCTGCTTCTCTGGAAT CATGTACCCTGGGCCGCTGTATCGACGCATCCGCAGCGGAGCCAACTACCGCCAGGTTGGCGGCGCCATCAACTACGTCGACAGAGAGTACAACTTCGAGAGGAACGACACCGACCGACCAACCTTCACCCACGACATCTCCGTTGTGAGGCTGAGCGATCGCCTGTTCTTCACCCACCTCATTCGACCTTCGCCCATCCTGCAACAGGGTTCTGTCGTACCGTCGGGAATCAGACTCAGCCAATTGGGCTGGAATTCGTACAAt GATACAAACAACGCCCTCAGCAGCGCTTCAGTCACCACCTTCGTACTACCATCGAACAACACCCACTGGTTCAACAGTTCATCCAACATCATGACGGCTTACCCGAGCGCCCCTGCCTTGCTCACCGGCGATCCCGGTAGTCCCTGGATTTGGGCGAACATCACTGTGGGAATCACTCCCTGGTACAATTCGTTTGAAACTGGATCCGGGCGTGCATGCTTCGCCACTGCCGTCGCAGCCTACACCAATTGGATAATCAACGTGGCTCGCTAA